The Brassica napus cultivar Da-Ae unplaced genomic scaffold, Da-Ae ScsIHWf_382;HRSCAF=603, whole genome shotgun sequence region GCTCAGTCCCGCCGTCGGACGAGACTTGTTACCCTCTCTCCTCTCGCTCCGGCGACGCCTTCGAATATCAGCGGCCCGTGTTTTCTTCTAGCCATGAGCCTGCTGCTTATGGCGACCAGGCTCTCAACACCGAGTACAGTAGCTATGCCCGACCCAAAACCCGACCCGGAGGTCACGGAGGCGTTCACGTTGAAGGTGAGTACGGTGGAAGGAAACCTGATTCCGGATATGGCGGAAGAACGGAGGTTGAGTATGGCCGTACACCACCTGAGTTGGAGCACAGCCACACAAAATATGTAAGTTCATTTAGTAAAGTAATATAATCTTTTTGCATCTAGATTGTGTTAAAGTTTGAAAATtggaatatatatatggaatatAGAATCTCATAGtgaattattattgttttatttgttgATATCTTGGCCTGAGAGAACACACTTTGAAggtttctttaattttcttgttttgCTGAGTGATtgacttttttttattgaaattgcAACGTAAAGGTTTTGGATGAATATTAATATATCCTCTCTGGCTCTAATTGTTATTTAAATGTTGCAGAGTGGGAAGGACCCTGGTGATgagaagaacatgaagaaggataagaaaaaggatggtaatGTCTCTGACGatgatgagaagaagaaaaagaagaaggagaaggaccAATACAAGCACCACAACGACCATCATGATGATGGTTATGAtgaggaaaagaagaagaagaaggagaaggaccATCATCATGAtgatgaaaagaagaagaaaaaggactATCATGATGATGGTTATgatgagaaaaagaagaaggacaaGGACCAtcatcatgatgatgatgagaagaaaaagaagaagaaggacaaGGACCAACATGATGATtatgatgagaagaagaagaagaaaaaggactatgatgatgatgatgaaaagaagaagaagaaggagaaggaccaacatgatgattatgatgagaagaagaagaagaaaatggactatgatgatgatgatgaaaagaagaagaagaagaagaaagacgatcatgatgagaaaaagaagaagaaggagaaggaccATCACGATAGTGATgatgagaagaagaacaagaagaaggatAAACACCACAAGGGCCATGACTAAAACCCTTCTTTGTAAGGGATTGCATCTCTCAAGCTTCTATTCACTAATTAAGTAAGTAACCCACTCACCCTTTTCTCtaggtttttgttttgttgttttgtttttatttctggTTCCCATTTGTGCTATCTTCTACGAGACTTGAACGAGTCATGAAACTCTATGCATTATAAGTTTCCTAGTGATGTGTTTTGGTTTAACCAATCCGGCTATATTACTATCCCGGCCGTTACAAAACAACACAGCTTAAAGGCCTGACTAGCCGGATCTTAGTTCCATTATGCGACcagcagaagaagaaactaTTCAATATGTGACACAACAAGACTTCTAATCAGTACGAAATGTATGATCTGACTTTAGGATAACCAGAAAAATGGAATGTTACATTCTGAAAATCCAAGATAAAGAAAGtgatttatttagtaaaaaagaAGCTAAAATGGATAACACCAAAATCTGATAAAAGAGTAACAACTTGTTTGATTAGAGAAGCTTCTTCCTCTCCAAGAATGACTTGAGATGCCACAGTTGTAAACCGGCTACAAACAACGTAACCACCAACGAGAATAAACTTAGACCCGCCATTCTCGAGTTCGTCGACCGGTTTAGCTCTTGCATTTCCCGCTCCCTGTCCCAAACAATAACCATATAACAAACTCATCATCATACTCTCCTTTTTCTCCTAAACTAGACCGTGTAAATCCAATTGCATAACAATCGATCATTGCctatataattcaaaaatgGCTGCAAGCTGACCAAATTTACAAAGGTTTGATTATTATGCTAAATGCATTAAAAACAGTCTTagaataaattttgaaaaatgttcCTAAAACTTTACTTGACATTTAAGATTAGTGTGTACTACTTTCTTAGGCTTTTCACATTTCGAAAGTACGACCCATCACCAAAAGTACACTCTGTTGTCAACGAATGTACACctacgttgcacggaagcttcatcggacgtccgcttcccgcttcggaaccggaatcggaatcggaaccttgcggaagcttgcggaatctcgcttccaaaacgtttctaaaatattctctttaaaaatttgttggaagcttacgattccgttttggaatcacgcttccgttttaaaaaaaaatgcaatgtatatcaataaaatataaaaccatagttttaatctatataaaataaaaaaattatagtaatGAATAtgagttataaatatacaaatatacaaataatactataaattatctttattcATTGAGATTTTTATCAAAGATATAGcacatattgaaatatattgtgtcaattatttatgaagtattaaaaatgattaatataatatttttgtaaacttCATTTATGTGTAgtttacagttttaatataaaatcatttcaaaattattataaatgaataaatgcactatttcaaattaaatcatataatttttagtcctaatttttttaaaaaaataatatatatatatatatatatatatatatttatttatatatggatatacgcttccaacacgtacccgcttcctaatattttaaaaaatctcgcttctgcgtttccttacgcttccgcttccacgtacccgcttccgtttccatgtaacatagatGTACACACGAATCAAACGAATGAAATCATGATTATACCAAACAAGAGATATTAGTCTGGTACATATACTTTGCTGGGATTTCTTAAATAGTACCTCTCCCGGAGTAGAAACATTTCGTCGTGTATAGACTCCGTCACGTCTAGTAGTTTCCTCACCTCCACCTCCAGCATCTGATAACGTAACCATATCACTTTACTAAGGTTAAGTTATACATGATACATATAAAGAATTATGGTTTAGATCAAAGAAGAAACTATATGGCtaggttttaaaaaatatgctaggattaaatatatatatatagttttgtaCGTTGATCTGGCCTCTCTTGGCGATGGTGGCCCAATCTTTAGCCTCCACGCCACTTTTCCATTCGAAATCAACGGCGAATTTGGCCGGAGGTTTAAAAACAGGAGCAATAAAACACGTTGTGTAATCGCCGTCTTCCACCGCCGTGAAAACGAATTTCCCAGACTCCACATTTTCTGCTTGGTGTTGAGTGTGCCCTTTAGGTGACGCCACCTATACGTAAACaatgagtttttattttttttaaggtgAAGGTTCATCAAGGAGTCCTGAGCAGAGATTCACACGTATATTGTGATTCTCTATCGCTAATGAATATCATAGATTATTTCGATTATATACAaccattaatttataatttaaaacttacAGTGACAAAGATTTTGTGGGAAGCAGGAAGATGGATAGCTTCGTTGGGATTGACGACGGAATAAGTACCCACAGTCAGATAATTCATTTTGATGTCGTCTGAGATACATTTGGTCATGCCTGATTCCAGATCCAATCTCATCGAGTCTCCGGTTCTCATCATCAACATTGTCATCGTTATGATGATCAATCTTGACGTTGTCATCTGAATCTTGCATGTTGATAATCGCAAATCCATGTTTCAATTACAcagaaaaaattagaaaatataaaaaataaaatgtttgttttggTTAAGAGATGTAACGAGGAACTGATGAGTTTAAGTATGGTTTGGGACTAACGCATGCACATGCACGTGTGGTTACAAACACACTAAAAAGACTTGAAttccaaaaatagaataaacATGCATCTCCGAATCTCACCCAcgaattttgggtatttttgagATGACTAGAGATTACCAAAAGAGGGGGAAAagattaacaaataaaaacagtttcttcttttctttttctttttggtagaTTTTCCTCCGGAAAGATTTGTTTTTGGTGGATTTCTTCCCGGAAAAATCCAACATTTTCCGGGGGAAAATATACCAAatcaagaaaagaagaagataatgaaGTTCGGAAGAGAATATGAAGTACAAATGATCCAAGAATGGAGAGAAGCCTACATGGATTATCGTTCTCTCAAATCCATCGTCAAACAAGTCCTTCGTTTTCACCTACAGAAACAACAACATCCAtatcatcctcctcctcctcctcccaccGGAGAGACCGCACCTCTCCACGCCGCCAGCACGGGCGGGACCGGCGCATCCGGTCTATCAAGAAGAGTCTCTCTCTACCGTGCATTCAGCGGCCTAACAAACCGAGCCAAAGGAGGCTCCCCGAAGaaatcacacaaacacaacaaTCCTCTAAGCAGCAAACGCCATTACCATCTATTCGACGATGACGAGGATCAAGTCATTCTCATCAACGAGGACGAGACGGGTAGCTACAACACGACGTTTCTATGCTCCGCGGAGGAAGGAGGAGAGATGGAGGTTCAGTTTTTCCGGCGGCTTGATGGAGAGTTTAACAAGGTTTTGAGATTTTATAGGCAGAAAGTGGAGAGCGTGATGGAGGAAGCCGATGAGCTTAGTAGACAGTTAAACGTTTTGATTGCTCTTAGAGTTAAGGTTGAGAATCCAAACGTTGACTTCCCTGACATTAATAGTCTCTCGAGTGCTCCTACTTCTCCACACACGACCAACAGAACTCCAGGTTTAGCTCCATAATTTCATCATAACTCCTAAGATAACGTTACATTTTGTAGATATATCAAACAAGCCCGGTACGAGCATAGTCAAAGGAGCATGATGCTTAAGGCATCACAATTTTGTGCAATGATTTTAGCTGTATGTaggaaattataaaaaaaaaattgtcaaaaataaGGACACagaaattttatagattcaACACGAGAACGAGAATATAGATCCGATTATAAGCCTACTCGTACAAAAATTGGGTGTTTTTGTTCAAGGGCACATACTTTTGTTTGAGCGTTGgacattaataaatttttaacatttaatctttaagttatattttaaacacGTCCAAATCAAATAATTTGAAGGGTTTCTAGATATTCCAGGACTAAACTTTACCCATTTAAGTGATGTTTAATCTGGATTAAATGATTATCCTAGCGTTAACCTCAGATATAATTTATGTGAATGTATTATATTTGTAGCCATTTCACCATTGGAAGTGATCAAGGAAATGGAACAGACAGAAGATAAGAAAGTCTTTAAACCTGCTCCAGTAGAAATGCTGGATCATATAAAGCTCAAGATCGAACCCGAAACTCCGTTGTCAATGCTTAAGTGCATGATCATGGGTCTCTCAACTGAGCAAACCTTCAGTAAACCTGAGCTTAAGAGAGCCGAGGAGCTTATGGACCGCGCTTTTGTTGAGTTCTACCAGAAACTTAGGTTCCTAAAGAGTTATTGGTAAGAAttataattcttttttatttatttaactataattCGTTAGATCTCTAGTTTCTATATAAACCTGCTTCTCATAATTTCTCTCACTATGTTTGCAGCTTCTTGAACCAGTTGGCGTTTTCAAAGATACTAAAGAAGTATGACAAGGTTTGCAATCTTCTCATTAAGCATATGCTTCTTGCTGTGATTTGATACTGATGTATTCTGTAATGTTTCACAGACTACTTCGAGGAACGCATCTAAGCCTTATCTACATACGGTTGATCATTCTTATTTAGGCAGCTGCGACGAGGTTAATACAAATAACCAATTTCTTCTTAAATGTTACTTAAAACCATACTTATCTTTACATTTTTTCAGGTCTCAAGTCTCATGTCTAGAGTGGAAGCTACATTTATTAAGCATTTCGCCAATGGAAATCACCGT contains the following coding sequences:
- the LOC106434560 gene encoding uncharacterized protein At5g39570-like; this translates as MPYYTKDDDEVDEFNDYDPTPYSGGYDITVTYGRSVPPSDETCYPLSSRSGDAFEYQRPVFSSSHEPAAYGDQALNTEYSSYARPKTRPGGHGGVHVEGEYGGRKPDSGYGGRTEVEYGRTPPELEHSHTKYSGKDPGDEKNMKKDKKKDGNVSDDDEKKKKKKEKDQYKHHNDHHDDGYDEEKKKKKEKDHHHDDEKKKKKDYHDDGYDEKKKKDKDHHHDDDEKKKKKKDKDQHDDYDEKKKKKKDYDDDDEKKKKKEKDQHDDYDEKKKKKMDYDDDDEKKKKKKKDDHDEKKKKKEKDHHDSDDEKKNKKKDKHHKGHD
- the LOC106371114 gene encoding transmembrane emp24 domain-containing protein p24delta11-like, which encodes MDLRLSTCKIQMTTSRLIIITMTMLMMRTGDSMRLDLESGMTKCISDDIKMNYLTVGTYSVVNPNEAIHLPASHKIFVTVASPKGHTQHQAENVESGKFVFTAVEDGDYTTCFIAPVFKPPAKFAVDFEWKSGVEAKDWATIAKRGQINMLEVEVRKLLDVTESIHDEMFLLREREREMQELNRSTNSRMAGLSLFSLVVTLFVAGLQLWHLKSFLERKKLL